One genomic region from Octopus sinensis linkage group LG13, ASM634580v1, whole genome shotgun sequence encodes:
- the LOC115218531 gene encoding beta-1,3-galactosyltransferase 2, whose translation MRCRKVATFTLLLTILGFYFMLSSKYKYVYYHTKENHDKPIITSLPSLRVTNELPSSLNNKSNTSIFNITTTTTMKTTKQKQEPKRSIHRKTAYPLTIDSPYLINNPDICKEEKDLTFIVIVHTAPDHTDRRLSIRQTWANKHFFRNMSLRIVFLLGRSDNPQIEFRIKNENLIYGDLVQGDFKDSYRNLTHKGVLGFRWITENCQHAKMVIKVDDDVFVNIFKVYKEVYLKYKNLSHYILCHVRKKNTSPIIRSKDHLKWKVNDDEFRGFTHYPTPYCNGYAVFIAPDLIRGMYQASFTTPFFWIDDVYLYGLLPSKIANVTYHSLVGSFNLNEITTLKCFSDSKICKYLVGNSWRSGNMVKLWLSTLAKLDKNSQSLIDHQVISDTMHINLTQALHEINKEVYKLYPTKPPQKKTPKKSVVTNKKAAKESKQKV comes from the coding sequence ATGCGGTGTCGTAAAGTTGCAACCTTCACTCTGCTACTTACCATTTTAGGATTCTATTTTATGCTGTCTAGcaagtacaaatatgtatactatCACACTAaagaaaaccatgataaaccTATAATAACATCACTTCCCAGCCTAAGGGTCACTAACGAGCTACCATCATCATTGAATAATAAAAGTAACACCTCTATcttcaatatcaccaccaccaccaccatgaagactacaaaacagaaacaagaacCGAAAAGGAGCATTCATCGTAAAACTGCATACCCATTAACTATAGACAGTCCTTACCTCATAAACAATCCAGATATCTGTAAAGAGGAGAAAGAtttgactttcattgttattGTCCATACAGCTCCTGACCACACAGATCGACGCCTTTCAATACGGCAAACCTGGGCCAACAAACATTTCTTTAGAAACATGTCCCTGAGGATTGTCTTTTTGTTAGGAAGAAGTGATAACCCCCAAATCGAATTCCGCATTAAAAACGAAAATCTTATCTACGGAGACCTAGTGCAGGGTGACTTTAAAGATTCTTATAGAAATTTGACACACAAAGGTGTTCTCGGTTTCAGGTGGATAACTGAAAACTGCCAACATGCCAAAATGGTGATCAAGGTAGACGATGATGTCTTTGTGAACATTTTTAAGGTATACAAAGAGGTTTACCTGAAATATAAAAACCTTTCTCATTATATTCTCTGTCATGTTCGCAAGAAAAATACAAGTCCAATTATTAGGTCAAAAGATCATCTAAAATGGAAAGTCAATGACGACGAGTTCCGTGGTTTTACACATTACCCAACTCCGTATTGTAATGGTTACGCTGTGTTTATTGCACCTGATCTCATACGAGGCATGTACCAGGCCTCTTTCACCACACCTTTTTTCTGGATAGATGATGTTTATCTGTATGGACTGCTACCATCAAAGATAGCCAATGTAACATACCACAGTTTGGTGGGTTCTttcaatttgaatgaaattacaaCTTTGAAGTGTTTCTCTGACAGCAAAATCTGTAAATATTTGGTAGGTAATTCCTGGCGCAGTGGAAATATGGTGAAACTGTGGTTGTCAACATTAGCAAAACTGGACAAGAACTCTCAGAGCTTAATTGACCATCAGGTCATATCAGACACTATGCACATAAACTTGACCCAAGCTTTACATGAGATAAACAAAGAAGTATATAAATTGTACCCTACTAAACCTCCACAAAAGAAAACCCCCAAAAAGAGTGTTGTGACAAACAAGAAAGCTGCA